From one uncultured Methanoregula sp. genomic stretch:
- a CDS encoding cupin domain-containing protein, whose translation MTQQTIALTDQMRNADALVWNPHAKFQGVFLKHLVTGSDTGGYLSLHHVRIDPGCAIGDHTHAGMVEIHDVISGEGTCTLDGQEIRYCPGTMGVMPADRIHRILAGKKGLLLLATFSPALV comes from the coding sequence ATGACCCAGCAGACAATTGCCCTCACGGACCAGATGCGTAATGCAGATGCACTGGTATGGAATCCGCACGCAAAATTCCAGGGAGTTTTTTTGAAACACCTGGTTACCGGGAGCGATACCGGAGGTTATCTCTCGCTCCATCACGTACGGATCGATCCCGGCTGCGCCATTGGCGACCACACGCACGCAGGGATGGTCGAGATCCACGATGTAATCTCGGGTGAAGGGACGTGCACGCTTGATGGGCAGGAGATCCGGTACTGCCCGGGCACCATGGGTGTTATGCCAGCCGACAGGATTCACCGGATTCTTGCGGGGAAGAAGGGACTCCTTTTACTTGCAACATTCTCACCGGCGCTGGTCTGA